A single genomic interval of Halobacillus halophilus DSM 2266 harbors:
- a CDS encoding SDR family NAD(P)-dependent oxidoreductase encodes MTTVQDKVFIVTGAASGMGYAAARRLVHEQANVALLDINEDRLKEAEQQLQGESNRTLTLTTDLSSPEEVKKSIDMVQEHWGRIDGVFANAGVNGKVMPIEDMPPEEWDHTIETNLKGSFLTLKYAIPHMKEKGGSVVLTSSINGNRTFTNKGFSAYSSSKAGIMAFGKMAAVELASQGIRVNIMCPGFIDTNIGENTRPDEQELEKIDIPVKKEVEGSPLNEEVGSPEQVADLVHFLLSDASSHITGTEVFIDGAESLL; translated from the coding sequence TTGACAACTGTACAGGATAAAGTATTCATCGTTACGGGCGCTGCTTCTGGTATGGGATATGCGGCCGCTCGCAGACTTGTACATGAACAGGCAAATGTAGCCCTATTAGACATTAATGAAGATCGATTAAAAGAAGCTGAACAGCAGCTTCAAGGAGAATCCAACCGCACGCTGACCCTGACCACTGATTTGTCTTCTCCGGAAGAGGTGAAAAAAAGTATAGATATGGTCCAAGAACACTGGGGTCGAATTGATGGGGTATTTGCCAATGCCGGAGTCAACGGTAAAGTTATGCCCATCGAGGACATGCCTCCTGAAGAATGGGACCATACCATTGAAACCAATTTAAAGGGTTCTTTCCTGACCCTGAAATATGCCATCCCCCACATGAAGGAAAAAGGCGGAAGTGTCGTACTGACCAGTTCCATTAATGGTAACCGTACCTTCACGAATAAAGGCTTTTCTGCATACAGTTCTTCTAAAGCCGGAATTATGGCCTTTGGCAAAATGGCTGCCGTGGAACTGGCTTCCCAGGGAATCCGCGTTAACATTATGTGCCCAGGTTTCATCGATACCAATATTGGTGAAAACACCCGTCCGGATGAGCAGGAGCTTGAAAAAATTGATATACCAGTAAAGAAAGAAGTAGAAGGTTCACCGCTTAATGAAGAAGTCGGCTCACCTGAACAAGTGGCCGACCTCGTACACTTCCTGCTGTCCGATGCTTCTTCCCACATTACAGGGACCGAGGTGTTCATCGACGGCGCCGAATCACTGCTATGA
- a CDS encoding ABC transporter permease, whose product MKERLHNREHDPLTVEKEEWKRRQLKSRLKQLLTISSPIFILILWEFLSRTGLVDARFFPPPTEIVGTFITMGTSGELFEHIGISLFRIMAGFLLGVIPAIILGLLMGLYSPLRHFFSPLIMALMPIPTLALLPIILILFGIGEVSKIVTIAGSVFFPVIINTVAGVITIDRIYLDVARNYGANSRQFFFKIALPGALPVMIEGIQMGQAIALLTIVAAEMMGANSGIGYLIWTSYNAFLLKEMYVGLVLISFFGYLFSLILRGCQNKLLPWR is encoded by the coding sequence ATGAAGGAAAGATTGCACAATAGAGAACACGATCCGCTCACGGTTGAAAAAGAAGAATGGAAAAGACGACAGCTGAAAAGCCGGTTGAAGCAGCTACTTACAATATCATCACCGATCTTCATCCTGATTTTATGGGAATTTTTATCAAGAACCGGCCTCGTAGATGCACGTTTTTTTCCGCCTCCCACAGAAATTGTAGGCACGTTTATTACGATGGGGACAAGTGGTGAATTATTTGAACATATAGGAATATCACTGTTTCGCATAATGGCAGGATTTTTGCTTGGCGTGATCCCGGCCATCATTCTTGGACTGCTGATGGGGCTGTATTCTCCGCTGAGGCATTTTTTCTCCCCGTTAATTATGGCCCTTATGCCGATTCCAACGCTTGCTTTATTACCAATTATTTTAATTCTGTTCGGAATAGGAGAAGTCTCCAAAATTGTGACCATCGCCGGGAGTGTATTTTTTCCGGTTATTATCAATACCGTTGCCGGAGTTATTACCATTGATCGTATTTATTTAGACGTAGCCCGGAACTATGGAGCGAATTCCCGTCAGTTCTTTTTTAAAATCGCACTTCCTGGAGCTTTACCTGTCATGATTGAAGGAATTCAGATGGGGCAGGCCATTGCTCTTCTTACAATAGTGGCTGCTGAAATGATGGGTGCGAATTCCGGGATTGGTTATCTAATCTGGACGTCCTATAACGCCTTTTTGTTAAAAGAAATGTATGTCGGCCTGGTGCTGATCTCATTCTTTGGCTACTTGTTCTCATTAATCCTGAGAGGCTGTCAAAATAAACTGCTGCCATGGAGATAA
- a CDS encoding ABC transporter ATP-binding protein — MSHSAKISIKDLTKVFYKKGSSVTALKGVNLDIKDGEFVCLLGPSGCGKTTLLRILAGLETPSTGEFIISREKEERPLQSMVFQERGVIPWLTVRENVAFGLKMRHLPKGYIKERTDYYLEKVGLEQFSTLYPKELSGGMKQRVSIARAFANDPEILLMDEPFAALDEQNKFILQEELLSIWSETKKTVLFITHSIDEALLLSDRIVLMSSQPGTLVKEKRIDMPRPRTMEEVRANADLASSFVEIWKHLQDEVQGSRM, encoded by the coding sequence ATGAGTCATTCAGCAAAGATTTCAATTAAGGATTTAACCAAAGTTTTTTACAAGAAAGGCTCCAGTGTCACCGCTTTAAAAGGGGTGAATCTGGATATTAAAGACGGGGAATTTGTCTGTCTTCTTGGTCCAAGCGGCTGTGGGAAAACGACCCTGCTCAGAATTCTGGCAGGGCTTGAAACTCCAAGCACCGGGGAGTTTATCATTTCCCGGGAAAAAGAGGAACGCCCGCTTCAGTCTATGGTCTTTCAGGAACGCGGTGTGATTCCATGGCTGACTGTCAGAGAAAATGTAGCGTTTGGTTTGAAGATGAGACATCTTCCCAAAGGCTACATTAAGGAGCGGACGGATTACTACTTAGAAAAAGTAGGGCTTGAGCAATTTTCTACTCTTTATCCAAAAGAACTTTCCGGTGGGATGAAGCAGCGGGTCAGTATTGCACGGGCGTTTGCTAATGATCCGGAAATTCTGCTGATGGATGAACCGTTCGCTGCCTTAGATGAACAAAACAAATTTATTTTGCAGGAAGAGCTATTAAGTATTTGGAGTGAAACCAAAAAGACGGTCTTATTTATAACCCACAGCATTGACGAAGCTTTATTATTGAGCGACCGTATTGTGCTTATGAGTTCACAGCCTGGCACACTTGTAAAGGAAAAAAGGATCGACATGCCGCGACCACGCACGATGGAAGAGGTGAGGGCAAACGCCGATCTTGCTTCAAGTTTTGTGGAAATCTGGAAGCATCTTCAGGATGAGGTTCAAGGATCAAGAATGTAG
- a CDS encoding glycerol-3-phosphate acyltransferase, giving the protein MWIVICYFIANINGAYMVTKWQKGADIRTLGSGTGGARNAGRVLGKPAFVWTVVIDALKVILPLSLFLYLSASPIIIGFSVIALITGHIWPLLLKGRGGKGIVVYLAALLMLEPLGLILFGLIAFIASITPMPFSKVMIAAMAIPPLLTIWQGDLWVGLCLGIGYCLVVIAHTLPVHPRLSIKEEQI; this is encoded by the coding sequence GTGTGGATCGTGATTTGCTACTTCATTGCAAATATAAACGGAGCCTATATGGTGACCAAATGGCAGAAAGGTGCGGACATCCGTACTCTTGGAAGTGGCACGGGCGGGGCAAGAAACGCAGGACGTGTACTGGGGAAGCCAGCTTTTGTATGGACGGTGGTTATTGATGCACTAAAAGTAATTCTGCCTTTAAGCCTGTTCCTATACTTATCGGCCTCTCCTATCATCATTGGATTCTCAGTTATCGCCTTAATTACAGGGCATATATGGCCGCTGCTTTTAAAAGGAAGGGGCGGCAAGGGTATAGTCGTCTATTTGGCAGCCCTTCTGATGCTTGAACCTCTAGGCCTGATTCTATTCGGACTTATCGCCTTCATAGCAAGTATTACCCCTATGCCATTTTCAAAAGTAATGATTGCCGCAATGGCAATTCCCCCGCTTCTGACGATCTGGCAGGGGGACCTATGGGTTGGTCTATGCCTGGGTATTGGATACTGCCTGGTCGTTATAGCCCATACCCTCCCTGTACACCCCCGTTTGTCAATAAAGGAGGAACAGATATGA
- a CDS encoding SLC13 family permease: MGGIMMQEQSGIKNFWNWMWQLHDQAKDLMSFAVTGNPEKVKPKEDDRKQAGNGSDSNQPANGSGGSGSSFDTRQKIGIILGPLLFIVTLLFFEPEGLSSSAVAILASTLWIATWWITEAVPIPATSLLPLILFPLTGGLSGDATASSYGDNTIFLFMGGFLIALAMQKWNLHKRIALFIISLVGTSTEMIVLGFMLATGLLSMWISNTATSMMMVPIGLAVIYQASEQLKKEGEGQVDHSSFNFGKVVMLGIAYSASIGGLATIIGTPPNTIFAAVVSETYNIEISFAGWMAFGVPLSIIFLGIAWVYLVKVAFPMKIKQLPGGREVIDNERRGLGEMSVEEKIVLSVFGVTALAWISRSFILVPYVSGNIDDTIIAMTAAIILFLIPSISKKGDFILDWNTAKGLPWGILLLFGAGLAIAAGFQETGLAEWIGNQLTILEGVSLFLILACVIAMVIFLTEITSNTATATMMFPIMASLASALSVHPYSLMIGAGVAASCAFMLPVATPPNAVVFGSGYLRIPDMAKAGFLLNILAIVLATLAIYFYLPIVWDIDLTTFPQKFSQ; encoded by the coding sequence ATGGGAGGAATCATGATGCAGGAACAATCCGGGATAAAAAATTTCTGGAACTGGATGTGGCAGTTGCATGATCAAGCCAAAGATTTAATGAGCTTCGCTGTGACGGGAAATCCTGAGAAAGTGAAACCGAAGGAAGATGATCGTAAGCAGGCGGGGAATGGTTCGGATTCGAATCAACCGGCAAACGGGAGCGGCGGATCCGGTTCTTCCTTTGATACCCGTCAAAAAATTGGTATCATCTTAGGTCCTCTTTTATTTATTGTGACGCTTTTATTTTTTGAACCAGAAGGACTGTCCAGCAGTGCGGTAGCGATTCTCGCAAGTACCCTATGGATTGCTACGTGGTGGATCACCGAGGCGGTACCGATTCCCGCTACATCTTTATTACCTTTAATTTTGTTTCCGCTTACAGGAGGTCTCTCCGGTGATGCAACGGCATCATCTTACGGGGACAACACCATTTTCTTATTCATGGGCGGTTTCCTTATTGCCCTTGCGATGCAGAAGTGGAACTTGCATAAACGCATCGCCTTGTTTATTATTTCGCTGGTAGGGACAAGCACTGAGATGATTGTGCTTGGGTTTATGCTTGCGACCGGACTGCTTTCTATGTGGATTTCCAATACAGCCACTTCGATGATGATGGTACCGATCGGTCTTGCAGTTATTTATCAGGCATCTGAACAGTTGAAGAAAGAAGGAGAAGGTCAAGTCGATCACTCTTCCTTTAACTTTGGAAAAGTCGTTATGCTTGGGATTGCCTACAGTGCTTCTATAGGCGGCCTGGCTACTATTATCGGTACGCCGCCGAATACCATCTTTGCCGCTGTCGTTTCAGAAACGTATAACATTGAGATATCCTTTGCGGGTTGGATGGCTTTTGGAGTGCCCTTATCCATAATTTTCCTGGGGATCGCCTGGGTCTATCTTGTAAAAGTAGCCTTTCCTATGAAAATTAAACAACTGCCCGGGGGCCGTGAAGTTATCGACAATGAGCGCCGCGGACTGGGTGAGATGTCGGTGGAGGAGAAGATTGTCCTCAGTGTGTTTGGTGTAACGGCTTTAGCCTGGATTTCCAGATCATTTATTCTAGTACCTTACGTTAGCGGAAATATTGACGATACGATAATCGCTATGACCGCAGCTATTATCCTGTTTCTAATACCATCAATCAGTAAAAAGGGAGATTTCATCCTGGACTGGAACACGGCCAAAGGGCTCCCGTGGGGGATATTACTTCTTTTCGGTGCAGGTCTTGCGATTGCAGCAGGCTTCCAGGAAACCGGACTTGCGGAATGGATCGGTAACCAATTGACTATTTTAGAAGGGGTCAGCTTGTTCCTGATTCTCGCGTGCGTCATTGCTATGGTAATTTTCCTGACCGAAATTACCTCGAATACCGCAACAGCCACAATGATGTTCCCAATTATGGCTTCGCTTGCTTCTGCACTATCCGTGCACCCCTACAGTCTGATGATTGGGGCAGGGGTTGCAGCCAGCTGTGCATTTATGCTGCCTGTCGCCACACCACCGAACGCAGTTGTGTTTGGATCAGGATACTTACGAATACCCGATATGGCCAAGGCCGGGTTTTTGCTAAACATATTGGCTATTGTTTTAGCTACCTTAGCGATTTATTTCTACTTACCAATCGTATGGGATATTGATTTAACCACATTTCCTCAAAAATTCAGCCAATAA
- a CDS encoding GNAT family N-acetyltransferase: protein MTKQSIQYKTADSKEEYRQIHELNYQTFVEEIPQHEENENRKLVDRFHDENTYIIAKENERIIGMIAVRATRPFSLDQKLPNLDSYLHGVDAPCEIRLLSIHPEYRKGSVFFGLIDQLIRYCLRENYDAALISGTEREWKLYLKLGFKPFGPMTGQEGAKFQPMKLTKDRFVKATQAFHRILARYEPISFLSGPVPVKNEVKEALAAPPLSHRTGAFIERMKKVRNSLTERTNARYVMVSVGTGTLANDVVAQQIKQLDKTGLILSNGEFGDRLMDHAHRTGLDFYRMQKAWNEPIDLNRVRDFLKEHPSIGWIWCVHCETSTGYLFDVEELKKIADYENVKLCLDACSSLGADPLDLSGVHIASSVSGKALASYPGLAIVFHNYVPVPDPDIPKYLDLGVYDSNQSIPYTHSTNLVHALEASLTSGDERPLGAFMMELRNVLGNQGLKVLGDHSYSNGIVTIALPDYISQQSFGDRLKKNGIFINYESSYLARRNWVQIALMGDVDSNHLLRLGEVINRVLSSENLLKVKQS from the coding sequence ATGACAAAACAGTCTATACAATATAAAACTGCTGACTCAAAGGAAGAATACAGACAAATTCATGAATTGAACTATCAAACGTTTGTAGAAGAAATCCCCCAGCATGAAGAGAATGAAAACCGCAAGCTGGTGGATCGTTTTCACGACGAAAATACATATATCATTGCAAAAGAAAACGAAAGAATTATCGGTATGATCGCCGTCCGGGCAACGCGCCCCTTTTCTCTAGACCAGAAACTCCCTAATCTTGACAGCTATCTGCATGGGGTCGATGCTCCTTGCGAAATTCGTCTACTTTCCATCCATCCGGAATACCGGAAAGGTTCTGTTTTCTTTGGACTCATTGACCAATTGATTCGATACTGTCTCAGGGAGAACTACGATGCAGCCTTAATCTCTGGAACGGAACGTGAATGGAAGCTGTACCTGAAGTTAGGTTTTAAACCTTTCGGCCCCATGACAGGTCAAGAAGGTGCTAAATTTCAGCCAATGAAACTCACGAAGGATCGTTTTGTCAAAGCTACTCAGGCCTTCCACCGGATATTGGCCCGATATGAACCGATTTCTTTTCTATCTGGGCCAGTACCTGTAAAAAATGAAGTGAAAGAGGCATTGGCAGCCCCTCCCCTGTCTCATCGAACCGGGGCTTTTATCGAGCGAATGAAAAAGGTGCGTAACTCTCTTACAGAGCGGACAAATGCCAGATACGTCATGGTGTCCGTGGGTACAGGAACACTTGCTAATGACGTCGTTGCCCAGCAAATTAAACAGTTGGACAAGACTGGGCTTATTCTCTCAAATGGTGAATTCGGCGACCGGTTGATGGACCATGCCCACCGGACAGGGCTTGATTTTTACAGGATGCAGAAAGCGTGGAACGAACCGATCGATTTGAACCGTGTTCGTGACTTTTTGAAAGAACACCCTTCCATTGGATGGATCTGGTGTGTCCATTGCGAAACTTCTACCGGATATTTATTTGATGTCGAAGAACTGAAAAAAATAGCAGACTATGAAAATGTAAAACTCTGTCTGGATGCCTGCAGTTCCCTGGGCGCCGATCCGCTTGATCTTTCTGGTGTTCATATTGCTTCCAGTGTCAGCGGGAAAGCTCTTGCCTCTTACCCTGGACTTGCGATCGTCTTTCACAACTATGTACCGGTACCGGACCCGGATATTCCAAAATACCTGGACCTTGGCGTTTACGATTCGAATCAGAGCATCCCGTACACCCACTCTACCAACCTGGTTCATGCTCTTGAGGCATCTCTGACTTCGGGCGATGAACGTCCTCTTGGGGCGTTCATGATGGAACTTCGAAATGTGCTGGGTAACCAGGGATTAAAGGTTCTTGGTGATCACAGCTATTCAAACGGGATTGTTACGATTGCCCTCCCGGATTACATTTCCCAGCAGAGTTTTGGGGACAGATTAAAGAAAAACGGGATTTTCATTAACTACGAAAGCAGCTATTTGGCTAGACGAAACTGGGTACAGATTGCGCTAATGGGTGACGTGGATTCAAACCACCTCCTTCGACTCGGGGAAGTTATAAACCGTGTCTTGAGTTCTGAAAATCTCCTAAAGGTGAAGCAGTCGT
- a CDS encoding ABC transporter substrate-binding protein — protein MKKLGIFLIPIMFFVLLIGGCGSDTTKEKEEGIPPETSGEHPSGDLAPLDKKATVMIAEDGAASGAGFYIAKEKGYFDDYNIDVKFTQFANSDDMLPALAAGEIDIAGGVSTASFFNAIAQGIDVKIIADKGHYIKGDSYFSFVIREELKDEIKDYSDLKGKRVAVSSQNAVDDYIFRSMLEHAGLKESDVEFVLMSDFGNMLAAMGNGSIDAALQIEPLITQGIEQGLHVRLGDATDFAPDAQIAMVLGSPEFIEQETDVSLRFMAAYLKGVRDYNDAFIKGEGKEEVIDIMTKHTALKDPALWEKVAITGLDPNGRMFTKDIKKQYEMYKENGAIRGEFDFETSIDTSMTEKAVEVLGEYK, from the coding sequence ATGAAAAAGTTGGGCATCTTTCTGATTCCAATTATGTTTTTTGTTTTACTGATCGGCGGGTGTGGTTCGGACACCACTAAAGAAAAAGAGGAAGGTATTCCTCCTGAAACGTCCGGTGAACATCCTTCTGGGGATCTCGCGCCGCTTGATAAAAAGGCAACGGTCATGATTGCAGAAGATGGAGCAGCTTCCGGAGCGGGATTTTATATTGCGAAGGAAAAAGGGTATTTTGATGATTACAATATTGATGTAAAGTTCACTCAATTTGCGAACAGTGATGATATGCTTCCTGCCCTTGCTGCGGGTGAAATCGATATAGCGGGAGGCGTTTCCACAGCATCCTTTTTCAACGCCATCGCTCAGGGAATTGATGTAAAAATCATTGCAGATAAAGGCCATTACATTAAAGGAGATTCCTATTTCTCTTTTGTGATCCGGGAAGAATTAAAGGATGAGATTAAAGACTATTCAGACCTGAAAGGAAAAAGAGTGGCTGTTTCCTCGCAAAATGCCGTTGATGATTACATCTTTCGATCTATGCTTGAGCATGCTGGTTTAAAAGAAAGTGACGTGGAATTCGTATTAATGTCTGACTTTGGCAATATGCTGGCCGCTATGGGGAATGGCTCTATTGACGCAGCGCTTCAAATTGAACCGCTTATCACACAGGGAATAGAACAGGGACTTCATGTTCGCCTCGGCGATGCTACTGACTTCGCACCAGATGCACAAATTGCCATGGTGCTTGGTTCTCCAGAATTCATTGAGCAGGAAACCGACGTATCGCTTCGTTTCATGGCCGCTTATTTAAAAGGGGTACGTGATTACAATGACGCCTTTATTAAAGGAGAAGGAAAAGAGGAAGTCATTGATATCATGACCAAACATACGGCTTTGAAAGACCCTGCGCTGTGGGAAAAAGTAGCCATTACTGGACTTGATCCAAACGGCCGGATGTTTACAAAGGATATCAAGAAACAGTATGAAATGTATAAAGAGAATGGAGCCATACGCGGCGAGTTCGATTTTGAAACCTCAATAGATACATCTATGACCGAAAAAGCGGTCGAGGTGCTTGGTGAATATAAGTAA
- a CDS encoding GNAT family N-acetyltransferase yields MTFQKLTDFKAFTELCSRCYPGMKLDSYEAKENHRKRQKKLDKEANVQHLGLYQDNSLVGGYIEYAHTLNLYSRKIDARGVGMVAVDLPYKKQGFAKQIIQAFIKDARDQSIPLVQLYPFQPSFYRKMGFGLGPFLHTFQFHPSQLPFFSKSEALTVLDPADKYEMAACYHRWADHTHGSCEKPLYEFRSLEADDYHVVGLKKEGKIDGYMVFQFKQSPGDHMLLNDLHIVEFIACTTEAYQSLLQFLHNQKDQVRSVYFPTFNEQFSYMLENPTHTDDELIFRIYHKISEQGQGLMYRIVDVPLFLENLNHHSFGQESIRIRWNISDSFMDEHHSYVWEFTEGVPRTTNQLPDVEIHIGIAEFSSLMMGCVTLDNLLLGGYAEAEPGECLDQAIKLFQNPKPPESWSFF; encoded by the coding sequence ATGACGTTCCAGAAGCTGACCGATTTTAAAGCATTCACTGAGCTATGCAGCCGCTGTTATCCAGGAATGAAACTCGACTCCTATGAAGCGAAAGAAAATCATCGCAAGCGCCAGAAGAAGTTGGACAAAGAAGCCAATGTCCAGCATTTGGGTCTTTATCAAGATAACTCCTTGGTCGGAGGATATATCGAATATGCTCACACGTTGAACCTCTACTCCCGGAAAATAGATGCCCGAGGCGTTGGCATGGTAGCTGTGGACCTGCCTTACAAAAAGCAGGGGTTTGCCAAGCAGATTATTCAGGCCTTTATTAAAGATGCTCGTGACCAGAGCATACCACTCGTGCAGCTCTATCCTTTCCAGCCTTCTTTTTATAGAAAGATGGGCTTTGGGCTTGGACCATTTTTACATACATTTCAGTTCCATCCGTCACAGCTTCCTTTCTTTTCTAAAAGTGAAGCCCTTACTGTGCTCGATCCGGCTGATAAGTATGAGATGGCAGCGTGCTATCACCGGTGGGCTGATCATACGCATGGGTCGTGTGAAAAGCCGTTGTACGAGTTCAGATCACTGGAAGCGGATGATTATCATGTGGTTGGTTTGAAAAAAGAAGGGAAAATAGATGGGTACATGGTGTTTCAGTTCAAGCAGTCTCCAGGCGATCATATGCTTCTGAATGATTTACATATTGTTGAATTTATCGCGTGTACAACCGAGGCCTATCAATCGCTGCTTCAATTCTTGCACAATCAGAAGGATCAGGTTCGTTCCGTTTATTTTCCGACCTTTAATGAGCAATTTTCTTATATGCTGGAGAATCCTACTCATACAGACGATGAACTTATCTTCCGGATTTATCATAAAATAAGTGAACAGGGCCAAGGTCTGATGTACCGGATCGTGGATGTTCCTCTTTTCCTGGAAAATCTTAACCATCACTCGTTTGGACAGGAATCTATTCGGATTAGATGGAACATATCCGACAGCTTTATGGATGAACATCATTCTTATGTATGGGAATTTACGGAAGGGGTTCCGAGAACAACGAATCAGCTTCCTGACGTAGAGATCCACATAGGAATAGCTGAATTTTCATCACTTATGATGGGATGTGTAACCTTGGACAATCTTCTGCTGGGAGGTTATGCAGAAGCAGAACCAGGAGAGTGCCTTGATCAGGCTATTAAGCTATTTCAAAACCCTAAACCACCCGAAAGCTGGAGTTTCTTTTAG
- a CDS encoding D-serine ammonia-lyase, which produces MEKIAGKTVSEWVESLPLLDKIMKGEPVFWINTSARKMGKVPDFAVTKDDIYEAEQLWKRFAPFLKKAFAGTKDGAIESPVKSLKEMKKDLSSYYDQPFEGEFYLKCDHDLPISGSIKARGGVFEVLSYAEKLALENNMVSKEDNYEVFLDSSFKQFFSQYTIGVGSTGNLALSIGTISAKLGFTVEVHMSADAKQWKKDLLRKKGAKVYEYKGDFSEAITQGRSITMDDPLGYFVDDEDSKALFLGYSVAALELKRQLDEEGIRVDKDHPLFVYLPCGVGGSPGGITFGLKEVFGDHVHCLFVEPTHSPSVLLGVMTGEHEKVSVQDFGLDNLTEADGLAVGRPSRFATEISQYLVSGFYTMEDDEMYRLLALLADSENVYVEPSAASGLSGPLRLKESGILEENGWKDKMGRAVHLTWSTGGSLVPDQDREKFYQKGKSLLTPVTES; this is translated from the coding sequence ATGGAAAAGATAGCAGGGAAAACGGTATCCGAATGGGTTGAGAGTCTTCCCTTATTAGATAAAATTATGAAAGGTGAGCCCGTGTTTTGGATCAATACATCGGCCAGAAAGATGGGTAAGGTGCCTGATTTTGCAGTAACCAAAGATGACATCTATGAAGCGGAACAACTGTGGAAACGGTTTGCCCCTTTTCTAAAGAAGGCTTTTGCAGGAACGAAAGATGGGGCAATTGAGTCGCCTGTAAAATCATTAAAAGAAATGAAAAAAGACCTGAGCTCCTATTATGATCAACCATTTGAAGGAGAGTTTTACTTAAAATGTGACCATGATCTTCCTATATCGGGGTCTATTAAAGCACGTGGCGGGGTGTTTGAAGTCCTGAGCTATGCAGAGAAGCTGGCGCTTGAAAATAATATGGTCTCCAAAGAAGATAACTATGAAGTGTTTCTTGATTCTTCATTCAAACAGTTCTTCAGTCAGTACACGATCGGCGTGGGATCGACAGGGAATCTGGCACTGAGTATTGGTACCATTAGTGCTAAACTCGGATTTACGGTAGAGGTTCACATGTCGGCTGATGCGAAGCAGTGGAAGAAGGATCTGCTCCGGAAAAAAGGAGCGAAAGTTTACGAGTATAAAGGAGACTTTAGTGAAGCCATTACGCAAGGACGTTCGATTACGATGGACGATCCGCTTGGCTATTTTGTAGATGATGAAGACTCGAAGGCCTTATTTTTAGGATATAGTGTGGCTGCCCTTGAATTAAAAAGACAGTTGGATGAAGAGGGGATTAGAGTAGATAAGGACCATCCGCTGTTTGTTTACCTTCCGTGCGGCGTAGGAGGATCTCCGGGTGGGATTACATTTGGATTGAAGGAAGTGTTCGGGGATCATGTTCACTGCCTGTTCGTAGAGCCTACTCATTCTCCGTCCGTACTGCTAGGAGTAATGACAGGGGAACACGAAAAGGTCTCTGTTCAGGATTTTGGTCTGGATAACCTTACAGAGGCGGATGGGCTGGCGGTTGGACGTCCTTCCCGGTTTGCGACAGAAATTAGTCAGTATTTGGTAAGCGGTTTTTATACTATGGAAGACGATGAAATGTACCGTTTGCTTGCATTACTGGCTGATTCAGAAAACGTGTACGTAGAACCTTCCGCAGCTTCAGGACTTTCCGGTCCGTTAAGACTTAAAGAGTCTGGCATTCTCGAAGAAAATGGATGGAAGGACAAAATGGGTCGTGCGGTTCATTTAACCTGGTCCACAGGCGGTTCCCTAGTGCCGGATCAGGATAGGGAGAAGTTTTATCAAAAAGGAAAATCACTGCTAACACCCGTGACCGAATCCTGA